The genomic interval TTTGATGCCACCAAAGTTGAAGAAGGTTTTTCTTATACTTCCGATAAAAATTCCCAATGGGAAACAATCGATAGCCTTAGAAATTTGATTAAAGAACACGTTGATCCGACATTTGAACTATGAGTAAAATCATTCCATATGGAAGACAGGAAATAACTCAAGATGACATTCAAGCGGTTATTGAAACCTTACAATCCGATTTTTTAACCCAAGGACCACAAATAGCGGCATTCGAAATCGCATTTGCAACTTATGTTGGTTCAAAATATGCTATTGCTGTAAGTAATGGTACAGCAGCTCTTCATCTAGCTGTAATGGCTTTAGGAATTCAGGAGGATGAATATGTCATTTGTACCCCCATTACCTTTGCAGCTTCTATTAATTGTGTAAAATACTGCGGAGGACAAGTTTTATTTGCAGATATCGATCCTGAAACTTATTTAATGGATCTCGAATCGGTTAAATCAGTCATCAAAAACAACCCCGATAAAAAAATAAGGGGAATCATTCCCGTTGATTTTGCAGGACGAGTTCCCCAATTAGATTCCTTTCGAAAATTCGCTGATGAACAACAACTTTGGATTATCGAAGATGCTTGTCATTCTCCAGGAGGATTTTTTACAGATCAGAACAATCAGCAACAAACTGCAGGAAATGGTCTTTTTGCAGAATTATCCGTATTCTCGTTTCACCCTGTAAAACACATTGCAACTGGTGAAGGCGGAATGATTACAACCAATGATGAAAACCTATACCAGCGATTATTAACACTACGCACTCACGGAATTACTCGAAATGCAAATATCTTTGAAAACTCTGTTGAATTTGCCATTGGAAATAGTGTTTCAACTGGTGAATTTCCGCTTTGGTACATGGAAATGCAAGAATTGGGTTATAATTACCGAATTACCGATTTTCAAGCAGCACTTGGAATTTCTCAATTGAAGCGCGCTGAACAAAATTTATCCAAACGTCGAAGTATTGCTCAGAAATATACCAATTCTTTGAACTCAACACCAGGAATCATTCATTCCTCTGGATTGATTGAAGGACACGCATACCACCTTTTTATCTTGGAAGTGACAGATCGAAAAGGATTGTATGATTTCTTACGAAAAAAGGGAATTTATGCTCAAATTCATTACATTCCCGTTCATTTAATGCCTTATTACAAAAAACAAGGTTGGAAAGAGGGTGATTTACCACATGCTGAAAATTATTATTCCAGATGTATTAGTATCCCCATGTTTCCAAGCTTAAAAGAGGATGAAATTAAAACCGTTATTTCAAGTATCAAAGAATTTTACACGAATTAAAAATCAATTCATTGGATTGTGGCAAGATTAGCAATAATACCAGCTCGCGGAGGAAGTAAACGAATTCCTCGGAAAAATATCAAATCTTTTTTAGGAAGACCAATGATTGCATATGCCATTGAAAATGCATTGGAGTCTGGATTATTTGATGAAGTTATGGTATCGACTGATGACCAAGAAATAGCTTCCATTGCAAAAGATTACGGTGCATCCGTTCCTTTTATGAGGAGCCTTGAAAATAGCAATGATTTTGCTGGAACTTTTGAAGTTATCGAAGAGGTCATATTGGAATATCGAAAATTAAATCGATTTTTTGAAGAGACTTGTTGCATTTATCCTTGTACACCATTGCTTCAGATAAAAGATTTGACTGTCGCGTACCATACATTGATTGAAGACCATTATTATTCGGTTTATCCAATTGTTTCCTATTCTACTCCTATTCAAAGAGCATTAAAAGTTTCAGAAGAAAAGTTAGAATACATAAATCCTGAACATCGCTTTACAAGATCACAGGACTTGGAAAAATCCTATTACGATTCAGGTCAATTTTACTGGATGAAAATAGATCCTATAATTCAACAAAAAGGAATTTTTACAGACAATACAGGCTACATTATTTTGGATGAGCTTTTTGTTCAGGATATTGATAATGAAACGGACTGGAAATTAGCTGAATTGAAATATAAACTACTCAAAGCTTAGCAAATGAATACTTCTAAAACCGATTTAGTTGTCAAAAACAAATATGGCTACCTAGAAATTGCAGAAAAACCAACTCCGAAAGAACTGGAAAAATACTATGCTGAAACTTATTTCCAAACCAGCCAAGGTGCTTATGAAGCTATTTATTCGAAAGATGAATTGCAGTTTTTTGACAATTCCAACCACTTAAAATCAGAAGTTATCGCTGATTTTTTTAAAACAGATAGAAAATCAAAACGGAAACTACTAGACGTTGGTTGCGGTGAAGGTTTTTCCATGAATTACTTTTTCAAACAAGGCTGGGAAGTTACCGGAATTGATTATTCCTTTGACGGTGTACAGAAACAAAATCCTGCAATGGAATCTTTTGTTCTACAAGGAGATATTTACATGCGCATTGAGGAACTGATTGAAAAGGGAGAACAATACGACGTGATTTTAATTTTGAATGTGTTGGAACATGTCATTGACCCTGTTTTGGTCTTGAAACAACTCCGTAAATTAGTTTCTACTGGTGGTTTATTAATTATTTTAGTTCCTAATGATTTTTCGGCTTTACAAGAGAACCTTTTGGCAGATCAGAAAATATCCAAGAAATTTTGGGTAAAAACACCAGATCATTTAAATTATTTCTCGAAAGAATCATTAATAGCCCTTTGCGAAGATCATCAATTCAAATTCCACAAATGTCTATCCGATTTTCCAATAGATTACTTTTTAGCCAACCCCGATAGCAATTACATTGAGGATGGAAAAAAAGGAAAGAATTGTCACCAGGCTCGCATGTGGCTGGATAATCTACATTGCTCCATCTCAATTCAAAAAACAATCGAACTATACGAGGCATTTGCAAATTTAGGTTCTGGAAGACAATTAACCGCTTATTTCACCAAGCCATGAGTTACTCAAATTATTTGAATAACACTTCTTATTCGCTTAATGGCTTTCAGGTAACTCCGATGAGAGAAAGCGATATTTATTTAATCAAGGATTGGAGAAATGCACAGCTTGATGTATTAAGACAAACCAAATTGATCAGTAATGAAGACCAATCAAATTATTATCAATCAGTTGTAAAATCAAGTTTCGAAAAAGAACAACCTTCCATTATGCTTTTTAGCTTTCTCCACTTGGGTGAATGTATTGGTTATGGCGGCTTGACAAATATTCATTGGCAAGACAAACGTGTTGAATTATCTTTTCTTGTGAATCCTGTTCATACTAGAGATCCTGAAATTTACGAGCGTGATTTCAAACATTTCATTGAGTTGATGAAAGAAATTACTTTCAAAGAACTTGGTTTTAATCGAATCTTTACAGAAACATATGATATTCGAGAGAAACATATTCGGATTTTGGAATCGTGTGGGTTTATACTTGAAGGCAGAATGAGGTCTCACGTATGTATTAATGGTATCTTTGTAGATTCGTTAATACATGGAATATTAAACAAAGATTATGAATTTTAGTGGTAAACGGGTTTTTATAAGTGGTGGAGCTGGTGTCATTGGTACTGAAATGGTACAATTACTTCAGCAACAAGATGCAATTATCATGGTAGGTGATTTGAAACCTATTCCTGTTGATTTTCCTTCTACAATCACTTACCGTCAGGGAGATTTGAATTTCATTACACAACAGGAATTGGATCATTTCAATCCAGAATACTTCATTCATCTAGCAGCAACATTTGAGCGTTCAGCTGAAACCTATGAACACTGGGAAGAAAACTTCCATCACAATATTTTACTGAGCCATCATTTAATGACACTTATGCGAAATGTTCCGGGATTGAAAAGAGTCGTGAACGCATCTAGTTACTTAATCTACGACAAAGCTCATTATCAGTTCAATACTCCACAAGACAAAGCAGTAAAACTCAATGAATCAACAAGTATCAATCCGCGAAATCTAACCGGATTGGCGAAATTGGCTCATGAAATAGAACTGGACTTTTTGGCTATTTTCAAATCTGATAAATTCACCAATATTTCAGCAAGAATTTACCGTGGATATGGTAAAAACTCACGAGACATCATTTCAAGATGGGTACGAGATCTACTGAACAATCAAAAAATTACCGTTTACAATCCAGAAGGGTTTTTCGATTACATCTACGCACAGGATACAGCAAAAGGATTGTTAAAACTGGCTCTTTCTGATAAAACAGGAATTGTGAATTTAGGTACTGGAAGAGCTCGCCAAGTGGGAGATTTAGTTCAAATTCTTCAATCTCATTTCCCTCAAATGGAAGCAGAATACGTGCGTAAACCAGACGAACTGATTGAAGCCTCAGAAGCAGATATTACCTTATTAAAAAATTATATCAACTGGTCTCCAGAGCGTACTTTAGAAGATACTATTCCTGAAATCATTGCTTTTGAACAACAAAAAATGGTAGTTGAAGAATTAGTCTACGAGCACATTTTGGTTACGAGTGCTTCACGTAAGATCGGGCTGATTCAAGCAGTAAAAAAAGCTGCAAATAAAATTCATCCTTCGATTCAAGTTATTGCCGCAGATGCTTCTGACACTTGTTTGGCAAAATACTTCGCGGATGATTTTTGGAAAATTCCATTAATCAATCAAATTGATATTCAAGAATTCATTAAAGAGTGTAAAGCGCGAAAAATTCGTTTAATCATTCCTTCCCGCGACGGAGAACTTACCTTTTTCTCAGAAAACAAATCAATATTCAAAGAGGCTGGTATTCACATAATGGTTTCTGAGAAAGATGCTATTCGAAAATGTATTGATAAATTAGCTTTCTATGATGAAAATGGAACGATTCAATCTCGAATTATCCCAACATTTGAAAAAATAGATTCATTGAATACAACTCAATTTGTTGTCAAAGAACGCTACGGAGCTGGTTCAGACTCAATTGGCATAAATCTGAATAAACAAGAATCACTGGATCATTCGAAGCAATTGGAATTCCCCATCTATCAACCATTTATGCAAGGCACTGAGTTAAGTGTCGATGCCTACATCGATTTAAGTGGAAAAGTAAAAGGAATTGTTATGCGAAGACGCGAATTGATCGTAAATGGTGAGTCGCAAATTACAACAACAGTTCAGGATAACGATTTAGAAAAAGCATTTCTTGCTATTATTAATTCTATGAAGCTTTCAGGACATGTTATTTTACAAGCTATTATTGATTCCAAAGGAGAAATTCATGTGATAGAATGCAATCCCAGATTCGGAGGAGCATCTACCTTATCCATTAAAGCTGGATTAGATAGTTTTTATTGGGCTTACCTAGAAAGCTCATCCATTTCTCTTGACAAATATCCATTTATTCCAGACAAAAAAACAGTTACACAAGTTCGATATCCTGCAGATCTGTATTTATGATTATTGTAACAGACTTAGACGACACACTTTATCCAGAAATCGAATTTGTTTACAGCGGATTTCGGGCTGTTTGTTCTTATTTAAAACAAACATTTGACTTAGATCCAAAGATATCTTATGAGATTATGTTTCAGGAATTGAAAACAAATGGCAGAGGAAATGTATTCGATGCTGTGTTAAAAGAGCA from Fluviicola taffensis DSM 16823 carries:
- the pseC gene encoding UDP-4-amino-4,6-dideoxy-N-acetyl-beta-L-altrosamine transaminase, which translates into the protein MSKIIPYGRQEITQDDIQAVIETLQSDFLTQGPQIAAFEIAFATYVGSKYAIAVSNGTAALHLAVMALGIQEDEYVICTPITFAASINCVKYCGGQVLFADIDPETYLMDLESVKSVIKNNPDKKIRGIIPVDFAGRVPQLDSFRKFADEQQLWIIEDACHSPGGFFTDQNNQQQTAGNGLFAELSVFSFHPVKHIATGEGGMITTNDENLYQRLLTLRTHGITRNANIFENSVEFAIGNSVSTGEFPLWYMEMQELGYNYRITDFQAALGISQLKRAEQNLSKRRSIAQKYTNSLNSTPGIIHSSGLIEGHAYHLFILEVTDRKGLYDFLRKKGIYAQIHYIPVHLMPYYKKQGWKEGDLPHAENYYSRCISIPMFPSLKEDEIKTVISSIKEFYTN
- the pseF gene encoding pseudaminic acid cytidylyltransferase translates to MARLAIIPARGGSKRIPRKNIKSFLGRPMIAYAIENALESGLFDEVMVSTDDQEIASIAKDYGASVPFMRSLENSNDFAGTFEVIEEVILEYRKLNRFFEETCCIYPCTPLLQIKDLTVAYHTLIEDHYYSVYPIVSYSTPIQRALKVSEEKLEYINPEHRFTRSQDLEKSYYDSGQFYWMKIDPIIQQKGIFTDNTGYIILDELFVQDIDNETDWKLAELKYKLLKA
- a CDS encoding class I SAM-dependent methyltransferase, encoding MNTSKTDLVVKNKYGYLEIAEKPTPKELEKYYAETYFQTSQGAYEAIYSKDELQFFDNSNHLKSEVIADFFKTDRKSKRKLLDVGCGEGFSMNYFFKQGWEVTGIDYSFDGVQKQNPAMESFVLQGDIYMRIEELIEKGEQYDVILILNVLEHVIDPVLVLKQLRKLVSTGGLLIILVPNDFSALQENLLADQKISKKFWVKTPDHLNYFSKESLIALCEDHQFKFHKCLSDFPIDYFLANPDSNYIEDGKKGKNCHQARMWLDNLHCSISIQKTIELYEAFANLGSGRQLTAYFTKP
- a CDS encoding GNAT family N-acetyltransferase, producing the protein MSYSNYLNNTSYSLNGFQVTPMRESDIYLIKDWRNAQLDVLRQTKLISNEDQSNYYQSVVKSSFEKEQPSIMLFSFLHLGECIGYGGLTNIHWQDKRVELSFLVNPVHTRDPEIYERDFKHFIELMKEITFKELGFNRIFTETYDIREKHIRILESCGFILEGRMRSHVCINGIFVDSLIHGILNKDYEF
- a CDS encoding NAD-dependent epimerase/dehydratase family protein, whose translation is MNFSGKRVFISGGAGVIGTEMVQLLQQQDAIIMVGDLKPIPVDFPSTITYRQGDLNFITQQELDHFNPEYFIHLAATFERSAETYEHWEENFHHNILLSHHLMTLMRNVPGLKRVVNASSYLIYDKAHYQFNTPQDKAVKLNESTSINPRNLTGLAKLAHEIELDFLAIFKSDKFTNISARIYRGYGKNSRDIISRWVRDLLNNQKITVYNPEGFFDYIYAQDTAKGLLKLALSDKTGIVNLGTGRARQVGDLVQILQSHFPQMEAEYVRKPDELIEASEADITLLKNYINWSPERTLEDTIPEIIAFEQQKMVVEELVYEHILVTSASRKIGLIQAVKKAANKIHPSIQVIAADASDTCLAKYFADDFWKIPLINQIDIQEFIKECKARKIRLIIPSRDGELTFFSENKSIFKEAGIHIMVSEKDAIRKCIDKLAFYDENGTIQSRIIPTFEKIDSLNTTQFVVKERYGAGSDSIGINLNKQESLDHSKQLEFPIYQPFMQGTELSVDAYIDLSGKVKGIVMRRRELIVNGESQITTTVQDNDLEKAFLAIINSMKLSGHVILQAIIDSKGEIHVIECNPRFGGASTLSIKAGLDSFYWAYLESSSISLDKYPFIPDKKTVTQVRYPADLYL